One window from the genome of Micromonospora aurantiaca ATCC 27029 encodes:
- a CDS encoding activator-dependent family glycosyltransferase produces the protein MRVLITCFAVDSHFSGCVPLAWALRTAGHQVLVAGQPALIEAVVRAGLTAAPVGVDHAHDQMLAKVGADILALHDDRDYLEKRHDRLGLEFLRGHETVMTALFYSKVNSDSMIDDVVDLAYGWQPDLVLWEPFTFAGAVAARVTGAAHARLLTMPDMFLSTRERHLSMLDRLPAGRRDDVLASWLDSTLARYGHGFDEEIVTGQWSIDPMPEGIRIDTRQPTVPIRYIPYNGQVPSIVPDWLREPPGRPRLCVTLGMTARTSNWSNMIAIEDLFEVVAELNVEVVATLSAEEQALVPDVPDNVRLVEHVPLDVLLPTCAAVLHHGGLGTWATAAALGVPQLSLGYMWDAVYRAQRTEALGAGLALHSSDLTPARLRGLLARILDEGSFRHRAGQLREAMSAMPSPNDVVPMLEKLTAERG, from the coding sequence ATGCGAGTACTCATCACCTGCTTTGCCGTCGACAGCCACTTCAGCGGATGCGTGCCCCTCGCCTGGGCCCTGCGCACCGCCGGGCACCAGGTTCTCGTCGCCGGACAGCCGGCGCTCATCGAGGCCGTCGTGCGTGCCGGACTCACCGCGGCGCCGGTCGGCGTCGACCACGCCCACGATCAGATGCTCGCCAAGGTCGGCGCTGACATCCTCGCGCTGCACGACGACCGCGACTACCTGGAAAAGCGCCACGACAGGCTGGGCCTGGAGTTCCTCAGGGGCCACGAGACCGTGATGACTGCGCTGTTCTACTCCAAGGTGAACAGCGACTCGATGATCGACGACGTCGTAGACCTGGCCTACGGCTGGCAGCCGGACCTGGTGCTGTGGGAGCCGTTCACGTTCGCGGGTGCGGTCGCCGCCCGGGTCACCGGCGCGGCGCACGCCCGGCTGTTGACGATGCCGGACATGTTTCTCAGCACCCGTGAGCGACACCTGTCCATGCTCGACCGGCTACCTGCCGGGCGGCGCGACGACGTGCTCGCGTCCTGGCTCGACTCGACCCTTGCGCGCTACGGTCACGGCTTCGACGAGGAGATCGTCACCGGGCAGTGGTCCATCGACCCGATGCCCGAGGGCATTCGGATCGACACCCGGCAGCCGACCGTGCCGATACGCTACATCCCCTACAACGGCCAGGTGCCGTCGATCGTGCCGGACTGGTTGCGCGAGCCGCCCGGCAGGCCGCGTCTGTGCGTGACGCTCGGCATGACCGCCCGTACCAGCAACTGGTCGAACATGATCGCCATCGAGGACCTCTTCGAGGTCGTCGCGGAGCTCAACGTCGAGGTGGTCGCCACGCTCTCCGCCGAGGAGCAGGCCCTCGTGCCGGACGTGCCGGACAACGTCCGGCTGGTCGAACACGTGCCGCTCGACGTTCTGCTGCCGACGTGCGCCGCCGTCCTGCACCACGGGGGCCTGGGCACCTGGGCGACTGCTGCAGCGCTGGGCGTACCGCAGTTGTCGCTCGGATACATGTGGGACGCGGTCTACCGGGCCCAGCGCACCGAGGCGCTCGGTGCGGGACTGGCCCTGCACTCCTCCGACCTCACCCCGGCGAGGCTGCGCGGCCTCCTGGCCCGAATCCTCGACGAGGGCTCGTTTCGGCACCGGGCCGGACAGCTGCGCGAGGCCATGAGTGCGATGCCCTCGCCGAACGACGTGGTTCCAATGCTGGAGAAGCTCACCGCAGAGCGCGGGTGA